One window of the Sphaerochaeta associata genome contains the following:
- a CDS encoding cation transporter translates to MQTKTREITILRITTFVCLFFGILGVVASQLAQSRSLLLDGLYSLIQSLFILGSGYVVSLLFKSDDARFPFGFAAFEPFFLVMRSLTLLIMVLTIGSSAFLSLFSGGYVISVDIALPIAGLSFVVCAVVYAILKREAKILKSPVLRSESKAWLLDTLLSLASLLAMLVAYIASKYSLSALMRYIDPALTLAFLFCMIPLLAKDLIQYSKELLGAAPARSTQSALEKIAYKFVRRHDFLKAEVYASKQGRTLNVLMYVYLKEERPLLQLDAIRLEILKALYTYSSWCEADIIFTLDDRWVDYTAIPSLQHA, encoded by the coding sequence ATGCAAACCAAAACACGAGAAATTACAATCCTGCGTATCACAACCTTTGTGTGTCTTTTCTTCGGCATTCTAGGAGTGGTGGCTTCACAGCTGGCCCAATCACGCTCCCTGTTGCTCGACGGACTCTACTCACTCATTCAAAGCCTGTTCATTCTTGGTTCGGGGTATGTTGTATCACTGCTGTTTAAAAGTGACGATGCCAGATTCCCCTTCGGCTTTGCGGCCTTTGAACCCTTCTTTTTAGTGATGCGCTCGCTGACACTGTTGATCATGGTCCTGACCATCGGGTCTTCGGCCTTTCTCTCACTATTTTCCGGTGGATACGTTATATCGGTGGATATCGCTCTGCCGATCGCAGGCCTTTCTTTTGTGGTCTGCGCCGTGGTGTATGCAATACTCAAACGTGAGGCGAAAATCCTGAAAAGTCCCGTATTGAGATCCGAAAGCAAAGCGTGGCTGCTCGATACCTTGCTCAGTCTTGCTTCCCTGCTGGCGATGTTGGTCGCCTACATTGCCTCCAAATATTCCCTCAGTGCCTTGATGCGTTACATCGATCCAGCCTTGACCCTGGCCTTCTTATTCTGCATGATTCCGCTTCTGGCCAAGGATCTGATCCAATACAGCAAGGAGCTGTTGGGGGCGGCGCCTGCACGTTCGACTCAATCTGCTCTGGAGAAAATCGCCTACAAGTTTGTGCGTAGACACGATTTCTTGAAAGCAGAAGTCTATGCATCGAAACAGGGAAGAACGTTGAACGTACTGATGTATGTATACCTGAAGGAGGAGCGGCCGCTGCTGCAGCTTGATGCGATACGGTTGGAAATCCTTAAAGCCCTGTACACCTACAGCAGCTGGTGTGAAGCCGATATTATCTTCACCCTCGACGACCGCTGGGTCGATTACACAGCCATTCCCTCACTGCAACATGCTTGA
- a CDS encoding alpha/beta hydrolase — protein sequence MALIRLDFFSDVLKVDTAVQVIVPQRCERSPSIGQPPYKVLYLLHGLKQNETSYLRNSRIERYVQNLDLVVVLPSVGRSFYTDQKKGYPYFTYLTEELPRLLSTLLPISTRRDDTAIAGLSMGGYGALKAALTNPMQYGYAASMSGALDLVSLANRMKDETLPFPAEFENTFGPLECLADGQDDLFALAAKLGKVRPRLYITCGTEDFLYQDNIHFVKTFGERLDIRYEETAGSHTWAFWDAALPGVLSSMLQ from the coding sequence ATGGCACTGATTCGGCTTGATTTTTTCTCTGATGTTCTGAAGGTTGACACTGCTGTGCAGGTGATAGTACCACAGAGATGCGAGCGCAGCCCCTCCATAGGGCAGCCGCCCTACAAGGTGCTCTACCTCTTGCACGGCCTGAAGCAGAATGAGACCAGCTATCTGAGAAACTCCCGTATCGAGAGGTATGTGCAGAACTTGGATCTTGTGGTGGTATTGCCGTCGGTGGGGCGCAGTTTCTATACCGACCAGAAAAAAGGCTATCCGTATTTCACCTACCTGACTGAAGAACTACCCCGCCTGCTTTCAACACTGCTTCCCATCAGTACCCGGCGTGATGATACTGCCATAGCCGGCCTTTCGATGGGAGGGTACGGGGCGCTTAAAGCGGCCTTGACCAACCCGATGCAGTACGGCTATGCCGCCAGTATGAGCGGGGCCCTCGACCTTGTCTCATTGGCAAACCGTATGAAGGATGAAACACTGCCGTTTCCAGCCGAGTTCGAGAACACCTTCGGCCCCTTGGAGTGTCTTGCAGATGGCCAAGACGACTTGTTTGCGCTTGCTGCAAAGCTTGGAAAGGTGCGGCCCCGCCTCTATATCACCTGTGGGACCGAAGACTTCTTGTATCAGGACAACATCCATTTTGTGAAGACATTCGGTGAACGCCTGGATATACGCTATGAAGAGACGGCCGGCTCCCATACCTGGGCATTCTGGGATGCAGCGCTGCCTGGGGTGCTCTCAAGCATGTTGCAGTGA
- a CDS encoding ABC transporter ATP-binding protein has product MSVTLVNVTKIFTDQDDKNKEFTAVDTVNIEIKEGEMVTFLGPSGCGKTTTLRIISGFEKQTKGDVFIDGQLVNDLPANKRNSSMVFQSYAIFPHLTVEQNIGFGLELKGMKKSQIKEEVDTIMATMGLSALGARQPSQLSGGQQQRVALARAIVTKPRVLLFDEPLSNLDAKLRDQMRTEIRRIQQQFGITSIYVTHDQDEAMTVSDRIMVMDKGRIQQLGTPFEIYSRPTNHFVADFIGRANFFKGMVKKIDAELTMEVNQKEYRFPSFNKDVRVGKRATVVLRPEGLKIEQPNDQAFFNGVVQEAVYLGSTVEYEIAVKGRTEPIVAISYNPVKEGLHRVGDQVGVSFDAISAHVIS; this is encoded by the coding sequence ATGAGTGTAACCTTAGTAAACGTAACGAAAATTTTTACCGATCAGGATGACAAGAACAAAGAGTTCACTGCGGTGGACACGGTGAATATTGAGATCAAGGAGGGTGAGATGGTCACCTTCCTCGGGCCCTCGGGCTGTGGAAAGACTACAACGCTGCGCATCATCAGCGGATTTGAGAAACAGACCAAAGGCGATGTCTTCATTGACGGTCAATTGGTCAACGACCTGCCTGCCAACAAGCGCAACTCCTCGATGGTATTCCAGTCGTATGCAATATTTCCCCACCTGACGGTGGAACAGAATATCGGCTTCGGGTTGGAGTTGAAAGGTATGAAAAAAAGCCAGATCAAGGAAGAAGTCGATACCATCATGGCAACCATGGGTTTGTCCGCCTTGGGTGCACGTCAGCCCAGTCAGCTTTCAGGCGGTCAGCAACAGCGCGTCGCCTTGGCAAGGGCTATTGTAACCAAACCCAGGGTTCTTTTGTTCGATGAACCTCTCTCCAATCTTGATGCGAAGCTTCGCGATCAGATGCGTACCGAAATCCGCAGGATTCAGCAGCAGTTCGGGATTACCAGCATCTATGTCACCCACGACCAGGACGAGGCGATGACGGTCAGCGACCGCATCATGGTAATGGACAAGGGGAGAATCCAGCAGTTGGGAACTCCGTTTGAAATTTACAGCCGGCCCACCAACCACTTTGTCGCCGATTTCATCGGCAGGGCGAATTTCTTCAAGGGGATGGTCAAGAAAATCGATGCCGAGTTGACTATGGAGGTCAACCAAAAGGAGTATCGTTTTCCCTCGTTCAACAAGGATGTAAGGGTGGGAAAGCGTGCAACGGTGGTCCTGCGACCCGAAGGCTTGAAGATCGAGCAGCCCAATGACCAAGCCTTTTTCAACGGGGTGGTGCAGGAGGCAGTCTATTTGGGATCTACGGTGGAGTATGAGATAGCCGTAAAGGGCAGAACCGAACCGATTGTAGCCATCTCATACAATCCTGTCAAAGAGGGACTGCATAGGGTGGGGGACCAGGTCGGGGTAAGTTTTGATGCCATCAGTGCACATGTGATCAGCTAG
- a CDS encoding ABC transporter permease produces MKQRLISSWHDFIRLSKDPLLLGVILLLLISLVLFIIYPLYKVVVVSFQVDGSFSFKNFTDVMTYSNGYYLKALFNSLWMGVATAILGTFIAYIFAYSLTRANIRGRKFFNLIATIPIISPPFIGALAVIMLFGRNGFVSSTLLGMQDANVYGPKGLLFAQVLTFFPVAYITLRGVLESISPTLEDAAMDLGGNRFTIFRKVTLPLSIPGIASSMLVLFVESLADFGNPLVLAGAQFPILSVQAYLEITGMGNFAKGAALAFILLVPSVSAYLLQKYWVSKKQYVTVTGKPTQSSNDVVSPRARWMLFAVCCLIAAFIILVYASIIWGAFAESWGNSNKLTLQNFIYVWRVGFESVLDTLAIAGLSTPLAGTVGMVIAFLVVRKRFWGRKFMEFSSMLSFALPGTVVGIGYILAFNKHPLYLTGTLLILLLNFIFRYLPVGVQGGVAVLKQIDPSIEEAAIDLGADSNKTFRKVTLPLMIPAFFSSLIFSFVRSMTAISAAIFLVSARWKLMTVQIMSQVESGRIGAAAAFSLILVAIILVAMAVIKLILRLKYHTTSSILSH; encoded by the coding sequence ATGAAACAACGGCTCATCTCCTCGTGGCATGATTTCATACGGTTAAGCAAGGACCCCCTGCTCTTGGGGGTGATTCTTCTGCTTTTGATCTCCTTGGTCCTGTTCATCATTTATCCCTTGTATAAAGTCGTCGTAGTGAGTTTTCAAGTCGATGGGTCCTTCTCCTTCAAGAACTTCACCGATGTGATGACCTACTCCAACGGCTACTACCTCAAGGCCTTGTTCAACTCACTGTGGATGGGAGTAGCGACGGCGATTCTTGGAACCTTCATCGCCTACATATTTGCCTACTCGTTGACACGGGCGAACATCCGGGGCAGAAAATTCTTCAATCTGATCGCCACCATCCCCATTATCAGCCCTCCGTTCATCGGGGCTTTGGCGGTGATCATGCTCTTCGGCCGCAATGGCTTTGTAAGCTCGACATTGCTTGGCATGCAGGATGCCAATGTGTACGGCCCCAAAGGCCTGTTGTTTGCCCAGGTTCTGACCTTCTTCCCGGTTGCCTACATAACGCTGCGTGGAGTTTTGGAGTCGATCAGCCCGACACTTGAGGATGCGGCCATGGATCTGGGAGGCAATCGCTTTACCATTTTCCGCAAGGTCACCCTCCCGCTCTCCATTCCTGGAATTGCCAGTTCAATGCTGGTGCTCTTTGTCGAGTCGCTTGCAGATTTCGGCAACCCACTCGTGTTGGCCGGCGCCCAGTTTCCAATCCTCAGCGTCCAGGCCTATCTGGAAATCACCGGCATGGGAAATTTTGCCAAAGGGGCGGCTCTTGCCTTCATTTTGCTCGTTCCATCGGTTTCAGCCTACCTGTTGCAAAAGTATTGGGTAAGCAAGAAGCAGTATGTGACGGTGACGGGAAAACCGACGCAGTCAAGCAATGATGTGGTCAGTCCCAGGGCCCGTTGGATGTTGTTTGCCGTCTGCTGTCTCATCGCGGCATTCATCATCCTCGTCTATGCGAGCATCATATGGGGAGCCTTCGCCGAGTCGTGGGGAAACAGCAACAAGCTTACCCTGCAGAACTTCATCTATGTGTGGCGGGTTGGCTTTGAATCGGTACTCGACACGCTGGCAATTGCCGGGCTTTCGACTCCGCTTGCAGGAACGGTGGGCATGGTCATTGCCTTCCTGGTTGTCCGCAAGCGTTTCTGGGGCCGCAAGTTCATGGAGTTCTCCTCCATGCTCAGCTTCGCCCTTCCGGGTACTGTGGTGGGTATCGGGTACATCCTGGCGTTCAACAAGCATCCACTCTACCTTACCGGCACGCTGCTCATTCTTCTGCTTAACTTCATTTTCCGGTATCTGCCGGTAGGCGTGCAGGGCGGAGTCGCCGTTCTCAAGCAGATCGACCCCTCGATCGAAGAGGCTGCAATCGACCTTGGAGCGGACAGCAACAAGACATTCCGCAAGGTAACGCTTCCTTTGATGATCCCTGCCTTCTTCAGCTCCTTGATCTTCAGCTTCGTACGGAGCATGACAGCCATCAGCGCCGCAATTTTTCTGGTCTCGGCGAGGTGGAAACTGATGACGGTGCAGATCATGAGCCAGGTGGAGAGCGGGCGCATCGGGGCGGCGGCTGCCTTCAGCCTGATACTGGTTGCCATCATTTTGGTGGCCATGGCCGTCATCAAGCTGATCCTGCGCTTGAAGTATCACACCACCAGCTCTATTCTCAGCCATTAG
- a CDS encoding ABC transporter substrate-binding protein — protein sequence MKQFLVGALLILCLLSPLAAQGSKEDGQAAKELVVYASVDEANAVKILDAFTKDSGIKTSFVQLSSGPALTRIQAESGRPQADVWLGAPSDNHVIAKTQGLTIPYKGAAFEALGAEFKDAEGYWRGFYMNPLCFGVNTVALAKAGATMPTSWADLLKPEYKNLIQVPTPQASGTATTMVYSLIEIMGENEAFAYMAKLNANIQTYTSSGTGPSKGVNVGDAAIGIQFSPAFFQMKANGQPIEIVFPKEGFGFEFPAASILKGAKNYEAAKIFMDWLVSKKGQDVLKSTGTYFYPVIDDAEIDPVMPAFSTLNVVGVDLAYYSSRKAELVERWVGEVLSAKK from the coding sequence ATGAAACAGTTTCTGGTAGGTGCCTTATTGATCCTGTGTCTTCTCAGCCCTCTTGCAGCCCAGGGGTCCAAGGAGGATGGGCAGGCAGCAAAGGAATTGGTCGTGTATGCAAGCGTTGATGAAGCGAATGCAGTGAAGATCCTGGATGCCTTCACCAAGGATTCGGGTATCAAGACAAGCTTCGTCCAGCTCTCAAGCGGACCCGCCCTCACAAGAATCCAGGCCGAGAGCGGCCGCCCGCAGGCTGATGTCTGGCTTGGTGCTCCGAGTGACAACCATGTGATCGCCAAAACACAAGGTTTGACGATTCCGTACAAAGGCGCGGCCTTCGAAGCACTTGGTGCAGAGTTCAAGGATGCCGAAGGGTATTGGAGAGGGTTCTATATGAATCCGCTCTGTTTCGGTGTGAATACCGTTGCCCTTGCCAAAGCCGGTGCAACGATGCCCACCAGCTGGGCGGACCTGCTCAAGCCCGAGTATAAGAATCTTATTCAGGTTCCCACCCCCCAGGCGAGCGGGACGGCAACCACCATGGTCTACAGCCTGATTGAGATCATGGGAGAGAACGAAGCGTTTGCCTACATGGCGAAGCTGAACGCAAACATCCAGACCTACACTTCAAGCGGAACCGGTCCTTCAAAGGGTGTGAACGTCGGTGATGCCGCCATCGGTATTCAATTCTCTCCGGCATTCTTCCAGATGAAAGCCAACGGGCAGCCGATTGAGATTGTCTTCCCGAAGGAAGGTTTCGGATTTGAATTCCCCGCAGCCTCGATTCTCAAGGGGGCAAAGAACTATGAAGCAGCGAAAATCTTCATGGATTGGCTGGTAAGCAAGAAAGGCCAGGATGTCTTGAAGTCCACTGGCACCTACTTCTATCCGGTCATCGATGATGCCGAGATCGATCCTGTCATGCCTGCATTCTCCACCCTCAATGTGGTTGGCGTCGATTTGGCCTACTACAGCTCGCGCAAGGCTGAATTGGTCGAACGCTGGGTCGGTGAAGTACTTTCTGCCAAGAAGTAA
- a CDS encoding 2-keto-3-deoxygluconate permease, with translation MKMGKVPIFDTINKIPGGMMVVPLVLGVIFNTFFPGALNIGSFTTAFFKTGALTLIALLFFCSGAQINLKTAGISLYKGVVLNTSKVFFGLIIGVLFAKVAGPGAALLGVTPLAMISAMSNSNGGLFTALASKYGDESDVGAIAVISSNDGPFFEMMFMGIAGVATIPLMSLVAVIVPIIAGMILGNLDDKFRDFLKPGMFIAIFTFSFPLGAGLSFQTIIKAGVPGILLGLMTLIVTGVPSYFVYKWLVPKKMRRTAAVGAGVGTTAGNAIATPAAIAAVDPSWLPFAEKATVQVAAAIIVTAILVPFLVDFFYRWELKRGLVNEHAITASVQVDATGQQL, from the coding sequence ATGAAGATGGGAAAAGTACCGATTTTTGACACGATCAACAAGATTCCTGGCGGCATGATGGTGGTTCCTTTGGTTCTAGGCGTAATTTTCAACACATTCTTTCCAGGAGCATTGAATATAGGCAGTTTCACAACAGCCTTCTTTAAAACCGGGGCGCTGACCTTGATCGCGCTTCTGTTTTTCTGCAGTGGAGCCCAGATCAACCTGAAAACAGCTGGGATCTCCCTGTACAAAGGTGTTGTATTGAACACCAGCAAGGTGTTCTTCGGTCTTATCATCGGTGTTCTTTTTGCAAAGGTTGCAGGACCCGGCGCAGCACTGCTTGGGGTTACCCCGCTCGCCATGATCTCGGCCATGTCCAACTCCAACGGCGGCCTTTTCACCGCTCTTGCTTCCAAATACGGCGATGAATCGGATGTCGGCGCCATCGCAGTCATCTCTTCAAACGACGGGCCCTTCTTCGAAATGATGTTCATGGGAATCGCCGGCGTTGCCACCATTCCCTTGATGAGCTTGGTCGCCGTCATCGTTCCCATTATCGCAGGTATGATTCTGGGCAATCTTGATGACAAGTTCCGCGACTTCCTCAAGCCCGGTATGTTTATTGCGATCTTCACCTTCTCCTTCCCGCTCGGAGCAGGTTTGAGTTTCCAGACCATCATCAAGGCTGGTGTGCCCGGCATTTTACTTGGTCTTATGACCCTTATCGTCACTGGCGTTCCTTCCTATTTTGTGTACAAGTGGTTGGTACCCAAGAAGATGAGAAGAACTGCAGCCGTCGGAGCCGGTGTTGGAACCACTGCTGGCAATGCAATCGCCACTCCTGCAGCCATTGCAGCAGTAGATCCTTCCTGGCTGCCGTTTGCTGAGAAGGCCACCGTTCAGGTCGCAGCAGCGATCATCGTCACCGCAATCCTGGTTCCGTTCCTGGTGGATTTCTTCTACCGTTGGGAGCTGAAACGCGGGCTTGTCAATGAGCACGCGATCACCGCTTCCGTTCAGGTTGACGCAACAGGCCAACAGCTTTAA
- the larA gene encoding nickel-dependent lactate racemase — translation MHVHNPIDPANKDLLLPDTTVCYGMSAPPALSDPEAAIQKALNAPIKSKPLSVIAKEKLDANKDATAVIVISDNTRPVPYKGKGNILVPILTTLLETGYKSRHITVLIATGTHRPMTAEEIERIIDPWVFESGIAVVNHDCKDESILTYLGKTERGSEVKINSSYVNADLKILTGLVESHFMAGVSGGRKSVCPGLISEHGTFLFHGADLMGHPDSRDLNLEGNPVHEESLAFAKMAGVDFIVNVTLDHKFAITGVYAGDLEAAHLAAFEMVKGYAKVPIAEEADIVITHGGFVGINHYQSAKAAFASIGALKKDGYLISIANFTDKKDIIGSITYKTVLAILSLCGAEALIQVLHSKDWPFFPDQWQVQKWAPVFEKIPLDHYYYFAPQLTKADGPGLPGINAATLTDSKEYSEVVKTLLQIIRERENGRALKIIWLSDGPYSIPYVK, via the coding sequence ATGCATGTACACAATCCGATAGATCCCGCAAACAAGGATCTACTGCTTCCCGATACCACGGTATGTTACGGGATGTCGGCCCCCCCTGCCCTCTCCGATCCCGAGGCTGCCATTCAGAAAGCACTCAATGCTCCCATTAAAAGCAAGCCCCTTTCGGTCATTGCCAAGGAGAAGCTTGATGCCAACAAGGATGCCACTGCCGTCATTGTCATCTCGGACAACACCAGACCGGTACCCTACAAGGGAAAAGGAAACATTTTGGTTCCTATTCTCACCACATTGTTGGAAACGGGATACAAGAGCCGGCATATCACCGTATTGATCGCCACGGGCACCCACCGTCCGATGACAGCCGAAGAAATCGAGCGCATCATCGATCCCTGGGTGTTTGAGAGCGGCATCGCCGTCGTCAACCATGACTGCAAGGATGAGTCGATTCTCACCTACCTCGGCAAGACCGAACGTGGCAGCGAGGTGAAGATAAACAGCAGCTATGTGAACGCCGACTTGAAGATTCTTACCGGATTGGTGGAAAGTCACTTCATGGCAGGGGTGAGCGGAGGGCGAAAGTCTGTATGTCCCGGCTTGATCAGCGAACACGGCACGTTCCTCTTTCATGGGGCGGATTTGATGGGCCATCCGGATTCCCGCGACCTCAACCTGGAAGGAAACCCCGTCCATGAAGAGTCGTTGGCTTTTGCAAAGATGGCAGGGGTCGATTTCATCGTCAATGTGACACTCGACCACAAGTTTGCCATTACCGGAGTGTATGCCGGCGATCTTGAGGCCGCCCATCTCGCGGCCTTCGAAATGGTCAAGGGATATGCCAAGGTACCCATCGCCGAGGAGGCTGACATTGTCATCACCCACGGCGGTTTTGTCGGCATAAACCACTACCAGAGTGCCAAGGCTGCATTTGCCTCCATCGGAGCGCTGAAGAAGGATGGGTATCTGATCAGCATCGCAAACTTCACCGACAAGAAGGACATCATCGGCTCGATCACGTACAAGACCGTGTTGGCGATTCTTTCCCTTTGCGGGGCTGAGGCTTTGATTCAGGTATTGCACAGCAAGGATTGGCCGTTCTTTCCCGACCAGTGGCAGGTTCAGAAGTGGGCGCCTGTTTTTGAAAAGATTCCTCTGGATCACTACTATTATTTTGCCCCCCAGCTGACGAAAGCCGATGGTCCGGGACTGCCTGGTATCAATGCCGCAACCTTGACTGACAGCAAGGAGTACAGTGAAGTGGTGAAAACACTGCTCCAAATCATCAGAGAGCGTGAAAACGGAAGGGCGTTGAAGATCATCTGGCTCAGCGATGGTCCTTACTCCATTCCATATGTGAAATAA
- the pdxA gene encoding 4-hydroxythreonine-4-phosphate dehydrogenase PdxA — protein sequence MKRFGITIGDPCGIGPEITLKALHASSQYQQHALLFGSRSILDHYNKALGYGFAFNAITTIAEWKEGVVNIFDPMPHVKAEDIEIGKVTVLGGELAFQSVVSSIEFALRGEISSVVTAPLNKEALHLAGHKFAGHTEIFGAYTHGPSYAMLLWSEKLKAIHVSTHVSLRQACDACTKERVLTVIRLADETLRKAGYEKPRIAVAGLNPHAGENGLFGTEELEHIIPAVETARAQGLAVDGPIPPDTVFLKAMKGSYDVVVAMYHDQGHIPLKMLAFDSGVNITVGLDVIRTSVDHGTAFDIAGKLIASEKSLLEAISIGMKL from the coding sequence ATGAAACGATTCGGAATAACCATCGGGGACCCCTGCGGGATCGGTCCGGAGATTACGTTGAAGGCATTGCATGCTTCTTCACAATACCAGCAGCATGCCCTGCTGTTTGGAAGCCGTTCCATCCTGGATCACTACAACAAGGCCCTCGGATACGGATTCGCATTCAATGCCATAACCACCATCGCGGAGTGGAAGGAAGGAGTTGTCAACATCTTCGACCCGATGCCGCACGTGAAGGCCGAGGACATCGAAATCGGCAAGGTAACGGTCCTTGGCGGGGAGCTGGCATTCCAGAGTGTAGTCTCATCGATTGAATTCGCCCTCAGAGGGGAAATATCATCGGTGGTCACCGCTCCCTTGAATAAGGAAGCCTTGCATCTGGCTGGACACAAGTTTGCCGGCCATACTGAAATTTTTGGCGCATACACCCATGGGCCATCCTACGCCATGCTCCTGTGGAGTGAGAAGCTGAAAGCCATCCATGTCTCCACCCATGTATCGCTTCGACAGGCGTGTGACGCCTGTACCAAGGAGCGGGTGCTCACCGTCATCCGTCTGGCCGACGAAACGCTTAGGAAGGCTGGATATGAAAAGCCCCGCATTGCGGTGGCAGGGCTGAATCCCCATGCAGGGGAGAACGGCTTGTTCGGCACGGAGGAGCTTGAGCACATCATCCCTGCCGTTGAAACAGCAAGGGCCCAAGGGTTGGCCGTGGACGGGCCCATCCCTCCTGATACCGTGTTTCTCAAGGCCATGAAAGGCTCCTACGATGTTGTGGTGGCGATGTACCACGACCAGGGACACATTCCCTTGAAAATGCTTGCATTCGACAGCGGGGTGAATATCACCGTCGGTCTGGATGTAATCAGGACCTCGGTCGACCATGGGACGGCCTTCGATATCGCCGGCAAGCTCATCGCCAGCGAAAAGAGCCTGCTTGAAGCAATCTCCATCGGAATGAAGCTTTAG
- a CDS encoding four-carbon acid sugar kinase family protein translates to MQTYLIIADDFTGANDTGLQLVRRSVKVRVQIGRPGLLPPSYSLVLDTESRNLSPQRAREAVQASLLDMDMASFSVVMKKIDSTLRGNIVEEVREVAKRMQASIIVVATAFPDMGRICRDSVVYVHDKPLRETEHGKDPLKPVTEDNLSNLFSPFNRVVHLSVDTIRARSWPMLRDGVVVCDSTTNEDLNLIAGWALSLNQKVLFVGSAGLGEALVNQHYPSKPILGLVASLSEVTRRQVLYAQNRGISTVSVSVCDLLVQKGIHSYAERVRLLLSQNKDVLLIASSVLEHSEYKASIETGRGLGLSESQVGNAVRLALSTIAKEVMETHELGGLFLTGGDTAFGILELLKISEVEIKGEVLLGLPLLEVVGSKYASLKLVTKAGAFGGDDAIAYALRVLREL, encoded by the coding sequence ATGCAAACCTACTTGATCATCGCCGATGACTTTACCGGAGCCAATGATACGGGGCTGCAACTTGTTCGCCGTTCAGTCAAGGTAAGGGTGCAGATCGGTCGCCCCGGACTGCTTCCCCCGTCTTACTCCTTGGTCCTCGACACCGAATCGCGAAACCTATCCCCGCAACGGGCCAGGGAGGCTGTACAGGCCTCGCTTCTTGATATGGATATGGCCTCATTTTCAGTGGTGATGAAGAAAATCGACTCCACCCTCCGGGGCAACATAGTCGAGGAGGTGCGCGAGGTGGCAAAGCGTATGCAGGCCAGTATCATTGTAGTTGCAACCGCCTTTCCCGACATGGGGCGCATCTGCAGGGACTCGGTGGTCTACGTCCATGATAAACCGCTGCGAGAGACCGAACACGGCAAGGACCCCCTCAAACCGGTGACAGAGGATAATCTGTCAAATCTCTTCAGCCCGTTCAACAGAGTGGTCCATCTGAGTGTGGATACCATTCGAGCCCGTTCCTGGCCGATGCTTCGCGACGGTGTGGTGGTATGTGATTCAACCACCAATGAGGATTTGAACCTCATTGCCGGGTGGGCGCTCTCCTTGAACCAGAAGGTGCTTTTCGTCGGAAGCGCCGGCCTTGGTGAAGCCCTGGTCAACCAACACTACCCATCAAAACCGATACTTGGCTTGGTTGCAAGCTTGAGCGAGGTGACCCGCAGGCAGGTGCTTTACGCCCAGAACCGGGGTATCTCTACAGTCAGTGTGTCGGTTTGCGACCTGCTTGTGCAGAAAGGCATCCACAGCTATGCCGAACGGGTCAGACTCTTGCTCTCCCAGAACAAGGATGTTCTTCTGATTGCCTCCTCCGTATTGGAACACTCGGAGTATAAGGCCTCGATTGAAACAGGCCGTGGACTTGGGCTCAGTGAAAGCCAGGTGGGCAATGCAGTCCGGCTGGCTCTGAGCACCATCGCCAAGGAGGTGATGGAAACCCATGAATTGGGCGGACTCTTCCTCACCGGCGGGGATACTGCCTTTGGCATACTTGAGTTGCTGAAGATCAGCGAAGTGGAGATCAAGGGTGAGGTTCTGTTGGGTCTTCCCCTGCTTGAAGTAGTAGGGTCGAAGTATGCTTCGCTCAAGCTTGTGACCAAAGCCGGAGCATTTGGGGGCGACGATGCGATCGCCTACGCCCTGCGGGTATTGCGGGAGCTATAG